In Neisseria brasiliensis, the following proteins share a genomic window:
- a CDS encoding NUDIX hydrolase: MDLKETCISSEPIYEGSFIRISRDQIRLSNGKESQRMVIRHPGAACVLAVTDNDEVVLVRQWRYAADQAVLELPAGKLDVAGEDPAECALRELAEETNYTADSVKLLHTFYTAVGFCDEKMYLYQANGVRVGSTLSNDEDEITETVLLSREEVKVALKNDEIKDAKTLVGLQYWLMNS, translated from the coding sequence ATGGATTTAAAAGAAACCTGTATCAGCAGTGAACCGATTTACGAAGGTTCGTTTATCCGCATCAGCCGCGACCAAATCCGCTTGTCCAACGGCAAAGAAAGCCAACGCATGGTGATTCGCCATCCCGGTGCTGCCTGTGTGTTGGCCGTGACAGATAATGACGAAGTGGTGCTGGTGCGTCAATGGCGTTATGCCGCCGATCAAGCCGTGTTGGAATTGCCGGCGGGTAAATTGGATGTGGCCGGCGAAGATCCTGCCGAATGCGCCTTGCGTGAGTTGGCCGAAGAAACCAACTACACCGCCGACAGCGTGAAACTACTGCATACTTTCTACACCGCAGTCGGCTTTTGCGATGAAAAAATGTATCTCTACCAAGCCAACGGCGTGCGCGTGGGCAGCACCTTGAGCAACGATGAAGACGAAATCACCGAAACCGTGTTGCTCAGCCGCGAAGAAGTGAAAGTCGCTTTGAAAAACGATGAAATCAAAGATGCCAAAACCTTAGTGGGTTTGCAATATTGGTTGATGAATAGTTGA
- a CDS encoding UbiH/UbiF family hydroxylase: MIEHEILIIGGGLVGTAAAVVLKRQGRDVALLEIRPAETDLSRLETGWDARIFAISPANQALLQSLDAWPSESRIQPVTTMDVRGDNGGRIEFKAADIPAPRLTAIAENRWILAGLWQQIRALDIPVITQKAVELETDIQTALVRLENGDTVQAKLIIGADGANSWVRTQAGIQVRENPYGHHGVVANFITEKDHHGTAFQWFKNGEVLAYLPLPDHKISVVWSTAEPEKLTALSPEDLAAAVTAQGEGVLGKLSPLSPAFSFNLILRRPETTFAPRVLLIGDAAHTIHPLAGQGVNLGFGDVLELQKLSQGVTDIGAYQFLKRFAQNRLEPVRTMQYGCDGLFRLFADNTLPALPWLRNTGLDLVNAAPFIKNRLIKHAMGL, translated from the coding sequence ATGATTGAACACGAAATTCTGATTATCGGTGGCGGCTTGGTCGGCACAGCGGCGGCTGTGGTGCTCAAACGCCAAGGTCGCGATGTTGCCCTGCTGGAAATCCGCCCCGCCGAAACCGATTTAAGCCGCTTGGAAACCGGCTGGGACGCGCGCATTTTTGCCATCAGCCCGGCCAATCAGGCTTTGCTGCAATCGCTGGATGCGTGGCCGTCTGAAAGCCGCATTCAGCCGGTGACCACCATGGATGTACGCGGTGACAATGGCGGACGAATCGAATTCAAAGCCGCCGATATTCCTGCGCCGCGCCTTACCGCCATCGCAGAAAACCGCTGGATCTTGGCCGGATTGTGGCAACAAATCCGTGCGCTGGATATTCCGGTGATCACGCAAAAAGCAGTCGAACTGGAAACCGACATTCAGACGGCCTTAGTACGCTTGGAAAACGGCGATACAGTGCAGGCCAAGCTGATTATCGGTGCCGACGGTGCCAATTCTTGGGTGCGCACTCAAGCCGGCATTCAGGTGCGTGAAAATCCTTACGGCCATCATGGCGTGGTTGCCAACTTCATCACCGAAAAAGACCACCACGGCACAGCGTTTCAATGGTTTAAAAATGGCGAAGTGCTGGCTTATCTGCCGCTGCCCGACCATAAAATTTCCGTAGTATGGAGCACCGCCGAACCGGAAAAACTCACCGCGCTCAGCCCCGAAGACTTGGCCGCTGCCGTCACCGCGCAAGGCGAAGGCGTGTTGGGAAAGCTCTCGCCGCTCTCACCCGCATTTTCTTTCAACCTGATTTTGCGCCGCCCCGAAACCACATTTGCGCCGCGTGTGTTGCTGATTGGCGATGCCGCACACACCATCCACCCTCTGGCCGGACAAGGTGTGAATTTGGGGTTCGGCGATGTGCTCGAACTGCAAAAACTCAGTCAAGGCGTGACCGACATCGGCGCGTATCAATTTTTAAAACGCTTCGCACAAAACCGCCTCGAACCGGTGCGCACCATGCAATACGGCTGCGACGGCCTGTTCCGCCTGTTTGCCGACAACACCCTGCCCGCCCTGCCTTGGCTGCGTAACACCGGCTTGGATTTGGTCAACGCTGCGCCGTTTATCAAAAACCGCTTGATTAAGCATGCGATGGGGTTGTGA
- a CDS encoding TetR/AcrR family transcriptional regulator, which translates to MSEQNAHDKFIAAGSKLYPELGYYKLSVRVLAAEAGLSSGMFHHLFTNKDVFILELLNHHNNYISANLDMAALSDNPFEKLRTMAQVLAEDIRNNLQLIHRMFADSANGVDVINHFIRTTSAKRMEIFRKVLEECGKLDNSVPATDVQRLGYFSAAVNAPMIIGSRFGQMDLLPDTIKGRVPDILTNEAISERIDWCLNAMFPHHAKFTDKQEKS; encoded by the coding sequence ATGTCTGAACAAAATGCACATGACAAATTCATTGCTGCCGGCAGCAAACTCTATCCCGAATTAGGCTATTACAAACTTTCGGTGCGCGTGTTGGCGGCCGAAGCAGGCTTGAGCTCGGGCATGTTTCATCATCTTTTTACCAATAAAGATGTCTTTATTCTCGAATTGCTCAATCATCATAATAACTACATTTCCGCCAATCTGGACATGGCGGCGCTCTCCGATAATCCCTTTGAAAAGTTGCGCACCATGGCGCAGGTTTTGGCCGAAGATATACGCAATAATTTGCAATTGATTCACCGCATGTTTGCCGACAGCGCCAACGGCGTTGATGTCATCAATCATTTTATCCGCACCACTAGCGCTAAGCGCATGGAAATATTCAGAAAAGTGTTGGAAGAGTGTGGCAAGCTGGATAACAGCGTTCCGGCAACCGATGTGCAGCGCTTGGGCTATTTCAGCGCGGCGGTAAATGCCCCGATGATTATTGGCTCACGCTTCGGTCAAATGGATTTACTGCCCGATACCATCAAAGGCCGAGTGCCGGATATTCTCACCAATGAAGCCATTAGCGAGCGTATCGACTGGTGCTTGAATGCCATGTTTCCCCATCACGCAAAATTCACCGATAAACAGGAAAAATCATGA
- a CDS encoding cupin domain-containing protein — protein sequence MKQYTPDPKALLGGVIASDNDQEIVQLSLQQNNEIPTYETDAIVLLLVLNGRAQVITSAGTLDTQGLQVVRLEPNEAHSIRALEDATNILVIKQKTHELVFSKKLRFGSCCL from the coding sequence ATGAAACAATACACCCCCGACCCCAAAGCCCTGCTCGGCGGCGTGATTGCCAGCGACAACGACCAAGAAATCGTGCAGCTTTCTTTGCAGCAAAACAATGAAATCCCGACTTACGAAACCGATGCGATTGTGTTATTGCTGGTGCTCAACGGCCGCGCGCAAGTCATCACTTCCGCAGGCACGCTCGACACGCAAGGCTTGCAGGTGGTGCGCCTTGAACCGAACGAAGCACACAGCATCCGCGCCTTGGAAGATGCCACCAATATTTTAGTTATTAAACAAAAAACACATGAATTGGTGTTCAGCAAGAAATTGCGCTTTGGCAGCTGCTGCTTGTGA
- a CDS encoding HlyD family secretion protein has translation MKKIITIAVVAALAAGGFYYWQQQQSGKLPENIAQSNGRLELNRIDVASLYGGRVEKMNVAEGDDVKAGDVLAELSSDTSSSRLAEAQAAARRQQEAVTRAQAAKAQTQQSVARAQANVDSARQQQRVAKLELDNARKLLADQLVSRSEVTKRQADYEQATAGVKAAEAARDEAQAVVAQTGAQIAEARAGVEQAEAQVKSATSANDDMNIRAPIDGRVEYKIAEVGNVIAAGNKIVSLLDPTDVSMNVFLPTDSMSRLKVGDEARIKLDGIDAVFPATIQFIATDAQFTPKSVETESERAKLMFKVKLQVPSETATRYNRLLKGGLTGNGFVKTQEGEWPSELAVKLPQ, from the coding sequence ATGAAAAAAATCATCACGATTGCCGTGGTTGCGGCATTGGCTGCCGGCGGTTTTTACTATTGGCAGCAACAGCAAAGCGGCAAATTGCCGGAAAACATCGCCCAATCCAACGGCCGTTTGGAATTAAACCGTATTGATGTCGCCAGTTTGTATGGTGGTCGTGTGGAAAAAATGAATGTGGCCGAAGGCGATGATGTGAAAGCAGGCGATGTGTTGGCGGAATTGTCGTCAGACACCAGCTCCAGCCGCTTGGCAGAAGCGCAGGCAGCGGCACGCCGTCAGCAAGAAGCGGTTACGCGTGCGCAAGCGGCCAAAGCGCAAACCCAGCAATCGGTTGCCCGCGCACAAGCCAATGTCGATTCCGCCCGCCAGCAGCAGCGCGTGGCGAAACTGGAATTAGACAACGCCCGCAAATTGCTGGCTGATCAATTGGTTTCGCGTTCAGAAGTGACCAAACGCCAAGCGGATTACGAACAAGCTACTGCCGGTGTAAAAGCCGCCGAAGCCGCCCGCGATGAAGCGCAAGCTGTGGTGGCACAAACCGGCGCGCAAATTGCCGAAGCGCGTGCCGGTGTGGAACAAGCTGAAGCACAAGTGAAATCCGCCACGTCTGCCAATGATGATATGAACATCCGTGCGCCGATTGATGGCCGCGTGGAATACAAAATTGCTGAAGTCGGCAACGTGATTGCAGCAGGCAACAAAATTGTCAGCCTGTTGGATCCGACTGACGTATCGATGAATGTTTTCCTGCCGACCGACAGCATGAGCCGTCTGAAAGTCGGTGATGAAGCACGCATCAAACTTGACGGTATCGATGCCGTGTTCCCTGCCACCATTCAATTTATTGCTACTGATGCGCAATTTACGCCGAAATCGGTGGAAACCGAAAGCGAGCGCGCCAAGTTGATGTTTAAAGTGAAATTGCAAGTGCCGTCTGAAACCGCCACGCGCTACAACCGCTTGTTAAAAGGCGGTTTGACCGGCAACGGCTTTGTCAAAACGCAAGAAGGCGAATGGCCGTCTGAATTGGCGGTGAAGCTGCCGCAATAA
- a CDS encoding TetR/AcrR family transcriptional regulator, with protein sequence MNSVTAMQLVRAGIKLYPSHGYEGLTAEVISKHLNISPQTYESMFPDKDEFIKIMLQEFNACSLGRLSFDFAPQMPPIERMRQIVWRLSVALRCNLDWTHRMLLDSYLGVKIIRRALKIQNEIIALGLIKLLRECYQGQEISELELQNRYEFLKGAVFLPLIITHRDEKMGVLSEDISSNVPNLMTDTHIQQRINWAFKVLFND encoded by the coding sequence ATGAACAGTGTCACCGCCATGCAATTGGTGCGTGCCGGCATCAAGCTCTATCCGAGTCACGGATATGAAGGCTTAACTGCTGAAGTCATCTCCAAGCACCTCAATATTTCCCCACAAACATACGAATCGATGTTTCCCGATAAAGATGAATTTATCAAAATCATGTTGCAGGAATTCAATGCCTGTTCATTGGGCAGATTATCATTCGATTTTGCGCCGCAAATGCCGCCAATCGAGCGTATGCGCCAAATTGTTTGGCGCTTATCAGTGGCGTTGCGCTGTAATTTGGATTGGACGCACCGTATGCTGTTGGATAGCTACTTGGGTGTCAAAATCATCAGAAGAGCCTTGAAAATCCAAAATGAAATCATTGCTTTAGGTTTAATTAAGCTGCTGCGTGAATGTTATCAAGGGCAGGAAATTTCCGAATTAGAATTGCAAAACCGCTATGAATTTCTGAAAGGTGCGGTATTCCTGCCGCTGATTATCACGCATCGTGATGAAAAAATGGGTGTGTTGTCAGAAGACATCAGCAGCAATGTGCCCAACCTGATGACCGATACGCATATCCAGCAGCGGATTAATTGGGCGTTTAAAGTATTATTTAATGATTGA
- the surE gene encoding 5'/3'-nucleotidase SurE: MNILICNDDGYLAPGIAILARVAAEFANVRVVAPERDRSGVSNSLTLDRPLRIRQAENGFYYVSGTPTDCIHLGLHALPEFQPDLVLSGINNGANMGDDTLYSGTVAAATEAYLMGIPAVAISLNDFSGRYWETAEKAAWLLLEHLLKNPPQPPMLWNINIPAVAPEDIQGIKITRLGRRHHAQSIVPTTNPRGEPVYWIGPVGDISDREQGTDFGECEAGFITVTPLQIDLTSHEELSGVRAFWQNAPHKPASK; encoded by the coding sequence ATGAATATTTTAATTTGCAATGACGACGGTTATCTTGCGCCGGGCATCGCGATTTTGGCGCGCGTGGCGGCAGAATTTGCCAACGTGCGCGTGGTGGCACCCGAACGCGACCGCAGCGGCGTGAGTAATTCCTTAACGCTCGACCGGCCTTTGCGCATCCGCCAAGCGGAAAACGGTTTTTATTATGTGAGCGGCACACCGACCGACTGCATCCATCTCGGTTTGCACGCGCTGCCCGAATTTCAGCCCGATTTGGTGCTGTCCGGCATCAACAATGGTGCAAATATGGGCGATGACACGCTGTATTCGGGCACAGTCGCTGCGGCAACAGAAGCCTATTTAATGGGCATTCCGGCGGTGGCGATTTCGTTAAACGATTTCAGCGGCCGCTATTGGGAAACCGCCGAAAAAGCCGCGTGGTTGCTGCTCGAGCATCTGCTGAAAAATCCGCCGCAACCCCCCATGCTGTGGAACATCAATATCCCAGCGGTTGCGCCGGAAGACATCCAGGGCATTAAAATCACGCGTTTGGGGCGGCGTCACCACGCGCAAAGCATTGTACCGACGACCAATCCGCGCGGCGAGCCGGTGTATTGGATTGGCCCGGTCGGCGACATTTCCGACCGCGAACAAGGCACGGATTTTGGCGAGTGCGAAGCGGGTTTCATCACGGTAACGCCTCTGCAAATTGATTTAACCTCGCATGAAGAACTCAGCGGCGTGCGTGCATTTTGGCAAAATGCGCCGCATAAGCCGGCTTCAAAATAA
- a CDS encoding IS1595-like element ISNme3 family transposase, whose product MKLKNKYQKFSKISEQKFREIIRCFALDLTASDTAKMTGISVRSINPIFLKIRHRIAALCEQSSPLSGVVELDESYFGARRIRGKRGRGASGKTIVFGILKRNGVVYTEIVPDASKASLIKVIRGHISADSEINTDGWKAYDGLVDMGYEKHYRVHHGSNEFARGKQHINGIESFWSYAKGRLAKFHGISKEMFYLHLKETEFRFNHRHEDLGKILMKMLRNNPI is encoded by the coding sequence ATGAAACTAAAAAATAAGTATCAAAAGTTCAGCAAAATTTCAGAGCAAAAGTTTAGAGAAATAATCCGCTGTTTTGCTCTTGATTTGACCGCTTCCGATACTGCTAAAATGACCGGCATTAGTGTACGCAGTATCAATCCTATTTTCCTGAAAATCAGACACAGGATTGCTGCTCTGTGCGAACAAAGCTCACCACTGTCCGGTGTGGTCGAATTAGATGAATCTTACTTTGGTGCGCGACGTATCAGGGGTAAGCGCGGTCGCGGAGCGTCAGGTAAAACCATCGTATTTGGCATACTGAAACGCAATGGCGTGGTCTATACGGAAATCGTTCCCGACGCTTCGAAAGCCTCACTAATCAAGGTCATACGTGGTCACATATCTGCTGACAGTGAAATCAATACTGACGGCTGGAAAGCATATGACGGTCTTGTCGATATGGGCTATGAGAAGCATTACCGTGTTCATCACGGTTCCAATGAGTTTGCTCGAGGAAAGCAACATATCAATGGTATTGAATCTTTTTGGAGTTATGCTAAGGGGCGTTTGGCTAAATTTCATGGTATTTCCAAAGAGATGTTTTATCTGCATCTCAAAGAAACGGAGTTTAGGTTTAACCACCGGCATGAAGATTTAGGTAAAATATTAATGAAGATGCTTCGAAATAACCCAATTTAA
- a CDS encoding ABC transporter ATP-binding protein/permease, with product MTTTAVSLSAVSHRYGKVQALDNISLEIERGQTVGLIGPDGVGKSTLLSLIAGVRVIQDGNVSVLGGDMADKETRRELSHRIAYMPQGLGQNLYRTLSVYENIDFHARLFGLKAQEREERIARLVAATGLDPFIDRAAGKLSGGMKQKLSLCCALVHNPDLLILDEPTTGVDPLSRRQFWTLVNDLRQENQGMTVIVATAYVEEAQQFEQLLAMDDGKLLSNQSTQSVLEEYGTEELEEAYIKMLPEEKQTEGILNITPFMPDPDLPPAIEAHGLTKRFGDFTAVDQVSFTIPQGEIFGFLGSNGCGKSTTMKMLTGLLEATEGTAELLGKPIDAGGTDVKMRVGYMSQAFSLYEELSVRQNLDLHAKLYQLGDKGKAAVEDALHQFQLDEVADTAPSSLPLGIRQRLQLAAACLHHPEVLILDEPTSGVDPAARDMFWRHLLKLSREDKITIFVSTHFMNEAERCDRISFMHKGRVLGVGTPEELTREQNAPDLEEAFVQYLIEAEGETESGEKTSDPSQSAPAASDGLPSTASQPTSYNPTANGEAAAQLAARVIQADRQQDRPSENHDTESVSGGLVSHSAQNTPSHAESSTENTFNPNQQSVPQNDDFASTEHISMPSENQATDKQPVNTRSDGLNTLTPSENAHHKRDTESLKYWLATVFTFARRETKELIRDKIRLVFAVFGPVIMLAAMAWGVSFDVQNLRFAVYDRDQTSKSRELVEYFSGSRYFIEQPPLQNEADIQTALQSSQAVMVMDIPHGFGRDVARGLSPEVAFYIDGAMPFNASNIQGYAASLVGAYSRAKIEAQGLPINLNPPAVVEPRMLYNQDFNSINAIAPGVVMLVLIMVPAMMAAVGVVREKEIGSIANFYASPASVSQYLIGKQLPYIGVGLINFAALALMLVFWFGVPLKGSLLGVLIGTVLIVTASTAMGLVISSFVRSQLAAIFAAAIITIIPTVNYSGFLYSLSAMSGASVMFGKIMPASWYRNITVGSFTKGLNTADYTTEYAAIAAFAAAMLILACMLLKKQEK from the coding sequence ATGACAACAACCGCCGTTTCCCTTTCCGCTGTTTCCCACCGCTACGGCAAAGTGCAGGCGCTGGATAACATATCGCTTGAAATCGAGCGCGGCCAGACCGTGGGTCTAATCGGCCCCGATGGTGTGGGCAAATCGACTTTATTGTCGCTGATTGCCGGTGTGCGCGTGATTCAAGATGGCAACGTGTCGGTGTTGGGTGGCGACATGGCCGACAAAGAAACGCGGCGGGAATTGTCGCACCGCATTGCCTATATGCCGCAAGGTTTGGGACAAAACCTTTACCGCACCTTATCCGTATATGAAAACATCGATTTCCACGCGCGTTTGTTCGGCTTGAAAGCGCAAGAACGTGAAGAGCGGATTGCGCGTTTGGTGGCGGCAACGGGTTTGGATCCGTTTATCGACCGCGCGGCAGGCAAACTTTCCGGTGGCATGAAGCAGAAATTAAGCCTGTGTTGCGCCTTGGTACACAATCCCGATTTATTGATTTTGGACGAACCGACCACCGGTGTCGATCCCTTGTCGCGCCGCCAATTCTGGACGCTGGTTAACGATTTGCGCCAAGAAAACCAAGGCATGACGGTGATTGTCGCCACTGCCTATGTGGAAGAAGCGCAGCAATTTGAGCAGCTGTTGGCGATGGACGACGGCAAACTGTTGTCCAACCAATCCACGCAATCGGTTTTGGAAGAGTATGGCACCGAAGAGCTGGAAGAAGCCTACATCAAAATGTTGCCGGAAGAAAAACAGACCGAAGGCATTTTAAACATCACGCCGTTTATGCCTGATCCTGATTTGCCGCCGGCCATTGAAGCGCATGGCTTGACCAAGCGTTTTGGTGATTTTACCGCCGTCGATCAGGTTAGCTTTACCATTCCGCAAGGCGAGATTTTTGGCTTTTTGGGCAGCAACGGCTGTGGTAAATCTACCACCATGAAAATGCTCACCGGCTTGCTGGAAGCCACTGAGGGTACGGCTGAGTTGTTGGGTAAACCGATTGATGCAGGCGGCACCGACGTGAAAATGCGCGTGGGTTATATGTCGCAAGCGTTTTCGCTGTATGAAGAATTGAGCGTGCGCCAGAATTTGGATTTGCATGCCAAACTTTATCAATTGGGTGACAAAGGCAAAGCGGCGGTAGAGGATGCATTGCATCAATTTCAATTGGATGAAGTGGCCGATACTGCGCCGTCATCGCTGCCTTTGGGCATTCGTCAGCGCCTGCAATTGGCTGCGGCGTGTCTGCATCACCCTGAAGTGTTGATTTTGGATGAGCCGACTTCGGGCGTTGATCCGGCAGCCCGTGATATGTTTTGGCGCCATTTGCTCAAGCTCTCGCGCGAAGACAAAATCACCATTTTTGTCTCCACCCACTTTATGAACGAAGCCGAGCGTTGCGACCGCATTTCCTTTATGCACAAAGGCCGCGTGTTGGGCGTGGGTACGCCGGAAGAATTGACCCGCGAGCAAAACGCACCGGATTTGGAAGAAGCGTTTGTGCAGTATTTGATTGAAGCGGAAGGCGAAACAGAATCCGGTGAAAAAACAAGCGACCCCAGCCAATCTGCGCCCGCTGCTTCAGACGGCCTACCATCAACTGCATCACAGCCAACTTCTTATAATCCGACAGCCAACGGCGAAGCCGCCGCGCAACTGGCCGCCCGCGTGATTCAGGCCGACAGACAGCAAGACAGGCCGTCTGAAAATCATGACACCGAATCCGTTTCAGGCGGCCTTGTTAGCCATTCTGCGCAAAATACGCCATCACATGCAGAAAGCAGCACAGAAAATACGTTTAATCCAAACCAACAATCGGTTCCGCAAAATGATGACTTTGCTTCTACGGAACATATCTCTATGCCGTCTGAAAACCAAGCCACGGATAAGCAGCCGGTTAATACACGTTCAGACGGCCTGAATACGCTCACGCCGTCTGAAAACGCCCATCACAAGCGCGATACCGAATCATTGAAATATTGGCTGGCAACGGTGTTCACTTTTGCAAGGCGTGAAACCAAAGAATTAATCCGCGACAAAATCCGCTTGGTGTTTGCCGTGTTCGGGCCGGTGATTATGTTGGCAGCGATGGCGTGGGGCGTGTCATTTGACGTGCAAAACCTAAGATTTGCTGTGTACGACCGTGACCAAACCAGCAAAAGCCGTGAATTGGTGGAATATTTTTCCGGTTCGCGTTATTTCATTGAGCAGCCGCCTTTGCAAAACGAAGCTGACATTCAGACGGCCTTACAAAGCTCGCAAGCGGTGATGGTGATGGATATTCCGCACGGCTTCGGGCGCGATGTGGCGCGTGGTTTATCGCCGGAAGTGGCTTTTTATATTGATGGCGCCATGCCGTTTAATGCGTCGAATATTCAAGGCTATGCGGCCAGTTTGGTCGGTGCATATAGTCGCGCCAAAATTGAAGCACAAGGCTTACCGATTAATCTGAATCCTCCGGCGGTGGTGGAACCGCGCATGCTGTATAACCAAGATTTCAATAGCATCAATGCGATTGCGCCGGGTGTGGTGATGCTGGTGTTGATTATGGTACCGGCAATGATGGCGGCGGTGGGCGTGGTGCGTGAAAAAGAGATTGGTTCGATTGCCAACTTTTATGCATCGCCCGCCAGTGTGTCGCAATATTTAATCGGCAAGCAGTTGCCTTATATCGGTGTCGGCTTGATTAACTTTGCTGCCTTGGCACTGATGCTGGTGTTTTGGTTTGGCGTGCCATTGAAAGGCTCGTTGCTGGGGGTGCTGATTGGCACGGTATTGATTGTGACCGCATCAACCGCCATGGGCTTGGTAATTTCCAGCTTTGTGCGTTCTCAATTGGCTGCGATTTTTGCGGCGGCGATCATCACGATTATCCCGACGGTCAATTATTCCGGCTTTCTGTATTCGCTTTCTGCGATGAGCGGAGCTTCGGTCATGTTCGGTAAAATCATGCCTGCATCTTGGTATCGCAATATTACCGTCGGCAGTTTTACCAAAGGCTTAAATACGGCCGATTACACCACTGAATATGCAGCAATTGCGGCCTTTGCGGCGGCTATGTTGATTTTGGCGTGTATGCTTCTGAAAAAACAGGAGAAATGA
- a CDS encoding peptidoglycan DD-metalloendopeptidase family protein, which yields MLKKTAFYAGSAALALFLSACASQQPAPVVDGTSSTGSTSTATNPYGANPYDPNAASTVATDAPYVPPATQPVSTPAYTGSTGGTYVPSYAPVDVNAATHTVVRGDTVYNISKRYGINQNDLRSWNNLADNTISVGQVLRVKPAGYVAPATTAASTPAAAPVSTPATTATVSTGATRTVSGITWQRPTVGNVITNFGGNNKGVDIAGNAGQSVVAAADGKVVYAGSGLRGYGNLVIVQHNSTFLTAYGHNQSLMVNEGQTVKRGQIIAKMGSTDAPRNQLHFEVRQNGKPVNPTTYVPF from the coding sequence ATGTTGAAAAAAACCGCATTCTATGCCGGCTCGGCCGCTTTGGCATTATTCTTAAGCGCATGTGCCAGCCAGCAACCTGCACCTGTTGTCGACGGTACTTCTTCCACCGGCTCGACTTCAACGGCAACCAATCCATACGGCGCCAATCCATACGATCCGAATGCGGCTTCTACCGTGGCCACTGATGCGCCATACGTTCCACCTGCCACGCAACCTGTTTCTACGCCTGCTTACACCGGTTCAACCGGCGGTACTTATGTGCCGTCTTACGCACCGGTTGACGTGAATGCAGCTACGCATACCGTGGTGCGCGGCGATACCGTTTACAATATTTCTAAACGCTATGGCATCAACCAAAATGACTTGCGCTCATGGAACAATCTGGCCGACAACACCATCAGCGTGGGCCAAGTTTTGCGCGTGAAACCGGCAGGCTATGTAGCACCTGCGACCACCGCAGCCAGCACACCGGCAGCCGCTCCAGTTTCTACTCCGGCCACTACCGCCACCGTATCAACTGGTGCTACCCGCACCGTGAGCGGCATCACTTGGCAGCGTCCGACCGTGGGTAACGTGATTACTAATTTCGGCGGCAACAATAAAGGTGTCGACATCGCCGGTAACGCCGGTCAATCTGTGGTTGCTGCTGCCGACGGTAAAGTCGTGTATGCCGGCTCAGGCTTGCGCGGCTACGGTAATTTGGTGATTGTGCAGCACAATTCTACTTTCCTGACTGCTTACGGCCATAACCAAAGCCTGATGGTCAACGAAGGTCAAACTGTGAAACGTGGTCAGATTATTGCCAAAATGGGCAGCACCGATGCACCACGCAACCAATTGCATTTTGAAGTGCGTCAAAACGGTAAACCGGTTAATCCGACTACATACGTTCCGTTCTAA